ATCAAGGCGAGCAAGAGCGGCACGCTCAGTGGCGACACCACCGCGTTTTCGGTCGCGTACGGCGGTCAGCAGTTCAACCAGGGTGCGCCCAAGCCCGACGGCTCACTGCCCGGGATCACCACCAAGCTCACCGGTACGTACGACAAGAAGACCGGCGCGTACGAGATGGAGTGGGTCACCCAGATCGTCGGCGGACCGTTCGACACCTTCACCGGCGTCTGGCACTTCGAAGGCACGTTCAAGGCCAAGAAGAAGTGAGCCTGCGCTCCGTGACGAACATGGGGTGTGGCCTCGCTCGCTAACACGCTCGACTACGTCGGACTGGCGTTCGCCGCCGCTGGCGTGGGCGCGCTCGGTGGGCTCGGGGGCGCGGTGCTGCTGGTGCCCGCCCTCGTGCTCACGGGTGTCAACGCGACTGCGGCAGCCCCGCTCGGCCTGATCTGCGTTGCTGCGGGCTCGGTGGCGGCGGGGTCGCAGCAACTGGTCGAACGGGCGGTGAACCACCGCATCGGGATCGCGACCGAATTGGCGGCATCGACGGCCGCGGTCATCGGCGCGGTCGTGTCCGGCCTCGTCAGCGAAAGCGTGCTCACGCTTCTGCTCGCGATCACCGCGCTGGCCGCGGCATTGGTCGGCGCGCGACGCAGTGACCTTCGCAATCCGCCGCGCGAGGAGTGCCAGCCCGGCGACATCGGTGAGCGCATCGGATCCCTCGCGGGCGCCTATCCGGTCGGCGGTGGAATCGCGCCTTACACTACGCGGCGGCTGCCACTCGGGCTCGGGCTCATGGGTGTCGCCGGGCTGATGGCGGGCACGATCGGTGCGTCGGGCGGGTTCATCAAGACCCCGGCGATGAGCGAGATCATGCACGTCCCGACGAAAGTGGCTGCGGCAACGACCACCTTCACGGTGGGCATCACGTCGGCGACCGCCCTCGTGGTGTTCGCGATCCAGGGACGCATCAACGTCTCCGCCAGCGCCGCGGTGATCCTGGGCAGCCTTGCCGGTGGCTACGTCGGCGCGCGCTTTCAGGCGCGGCTCTCGCCGATCGCCGTGCGACGCGGCCTCAGCATGCTGCTCGTCGCCGTCGCAATCGCCCTGGTGGTGCGCCTGTGACCACCGCGCGCGAGCCCATCCCCCCCGGCGCCGTCAGCTCCATCCGGGGTCGTCGCCAGGTCCCCGCGCTCCGCGGTGCAACCGGCATCGGGCTCGTGAGCGCAACGGGCGCGTTGGCATTCGGCGGTGACGTCGGCCACGCGTTGGGAGTGGCCGCGGTGACGGTCGTGACCGCGATGCCGTTGCTCCGGGTCTCGTGGTTGGTCTTCCGCTGGACCGAAGAACGAGACTGGCGATTCGTCGCGCTCGGCGTCGCCCTGCTCGGCGTCGTCGGACTCGGAGCGCTCTTGGCGCTCACCGGTGTCGGTGGTGACTAATGAGAGATGGATTGTGTCAGCGCGGCAACGAGCTGTACCCGAGACAACCGGAAGCCGTCCGCCGAGGGTCCCCGGGGCTCGCACCCGTTCTGCCCATCATCGGGTGACCTTCGACCCTTCCGTCGAGTGGCGAGCGCACGCAATCCTCGGGTGTGGCATCCTGGGGGGTCGACGTCATCGAGGAGCTCGGAACGTCGACACGGGAGTTGCGTCGGGCCCATCCCGCAGACCTGGTCGGCTTTCACGGAGTTGCACCGCGCGGCGGTCGCCGAGGGTCGTCGGCTGTGGTCGAGATTCCGCAGCCTCTGGTGAACGTTCGGGGGTGTCGCCTTCGGACGTGGCTCGATCGGTGAAGGGGGACGCTATGGGTGAGGACGCGACGAGCGACAAGTTGGCGATCGCGCTGTTCTCCGGGACCGTTGACCGGCTCCAGGCCGCGGCCACGATGGCGGCGGGCGCCGCTGCGATGGGCATGGAGACGCACATCTTCCTCATGTTCTGGGGCGTGGACGCGTTCAGGAAAGACGTCATCGACACGACGCGACCTGTGAGCGCCGAGTATGGCGACCGGGGCAAGGAGGTCGCGGCCGCGATGGAGGCCAAGGGAGTGCCGCCGTGGCATGCGGTGCTGCGGATGGCCGCCGACGTCGGGGATCTCCACGTGCACGCGTGCGCGATGACCATGGACCTGCTGGACATCCCCATGGAACATCTCGACCCGATGGTGGAGGACGTGATCGGAGTCGCCACCTTCGTCGAGTTGAGCCGGGATGGGAACATCCTGTTCATCTGACTCGAGCGGATTGCACGCTCTCGACTTCTGAGGAGAACTCGACATGGGCACCACGACAGCGGATCTGGAGATCGACGCGCGGGGCTCGTTCTGCCCCGGCCCCCTGATGGAGTTGATCAAGGCGGTGCGCCAGTCCGATGTCGGGAAGAAGATCGCGGTGTTGTCCCGAGACCCGGGTTCGCGCACCGACATCCCGGCATGGGTGAAGAAGGCTGGTCATGACTTGGTCGCGATCGAGGACGCGGACGACTACGCCCGCTTCGTCGTCGAGAAGACGCACTAGGTATGCCAGCCGACATCGTGGTGCTCGGGGGCGGCGTGGGCGGTGCCCTGACCGCAAACCTGCTGTCGAAGCGGCTCCCATCCGGGTCGGCTCGCATTCGTGTGTTGGACGAGACGGGCGTGCACGTGTACCAGCCCGGGTTCCTGTACGTCGCCTTGGACCAGGCGAACGCGGGCTGGCTCAGCCGGGACCTGCGATCGCTGCTCCGTGACGACGTCGAGCTGCTCATCGACCGAGCCGTGCGGATCGACGTCGAGAACGGCGCGGTGCACCTCGAGCGTGAGGGCGCCCTGCACTACGACTTCCTCGTCGTGACCACCGGTGCGCAGCCCGACTGGGATGGGGTGCCAGGGCTGCGCCAGGCAACGCACAACTTCTACTCGCTGATCGGTGCCGAGCGGCTGCGCGAGGCGCTGCGCACCTTCGACGGCGGATCTCTCGTCGTCGGCGTGGCGGGCATGCCCTACAAGTGCCCACCGGCCCCGGTGGAGTTCGCGTTCATGGTCGACGACTACCTACGGAGACGGAAGGTGCGCGACCGCACCCGCATCCGCTTTCTCTCGCCGATCAACCGGGCATTCACGATCGAATCGGCCTCGAAGCTCGTGCAGCCGCTCATGGAGAAGCGGGGCATCGAGCTGGAGACCTTTGTGAACGTCGAGACCGTCGACCCCGACAAGCGGCGGCTGACCTCGTTGGAGGGCGAGACCTTCGACTTCGACCTCGCCGTCCTGGTGCCCCCGCACGTCGGGGCGACCGTGGTGCGCGACTCCGGGCTTGGCGACCCCGGCGGCTGGCTCCCGACGGACCCCGCGACGCTGCAGCTGAAGAGCTCGGACCGGGTGTTCGCGATCGGCGACGCCACCGACCTCCCGATCTCCAAGAGCGGCTCCACCGCTCACTTCGAGGCGCCGGTCGTCGTCGAGCAAGTCGTCGCGGCAATCGAGGGGCGCGCGCCGAATCCAGCGAAGTCGCGCTACCGAGGCAAGGTGACGTGCTTCCTCGAGACTGGGCGGCGCCAGGCGACCATCTTGGTCTTCGACTACGACCACCCCCCCAAGCCACCGCGACCCTCGTTCATCTGGCACGTGGCGAAGTGGCTCTTCAACCGCGTCTACTGGCTCACCGTGCCGCGCGGCAGGATCTGAGGTACCGGCACAGCCAGCTCGCTCGAGCAGTCGATGAACTCTGGGCACCTGCACGTCCCGCGGCCATTGCGAAGATGTCAACGACGTGTCGCTCGAGCTGGCCGGCAGTCGACCAAGACCGCTCGTCAGGCGGTCAGGTCCTCGATCAACGGGGTGAGGATGATCTCGAGGGCGATCCCCCACTTGCCGCCGGGAACGACGATGGTGTTGCGCCGCGACATGAACGAGTCGTGCAGCATCGCCAGCAAGTAAGGAAAGCCGACCTTCAGCTTGGCCGGATCGCGGAACCTGATCACGATGTTGCTCTCGTCGAGGGTGGGAACGTCGCGAGCCACGAAGGGGTTCGACGTGTCCACGGTCGGGACGCGCTGGAAGTTGATGTCGGTCGAGCTGAACTGCGGCGTGATGTAGTGCACGTAGTCGGTCATCCGTCGGAGGATGGTGTCGGTGATGTCGGACGTCTCGTAGCCCCTGACCTCGCGGTCGCGATGGATCTTCTGGATCCACTCCAGGTTGACGATCGGCACCACGCCGACGAGCAGGTCGACGTGTCGAGCGATGTCGACCTCGTCGGTGACGGCTCCGCCGTGCAACCCCTCGTAGAAGAGCAGGTCCGAGCCCGGCTCGATGGCCTCCCAATCGGTGAACAGGCCTTGTTCTTGTCCGTGACGGGCCGCTTCTTCGGCGTTGTGCACGTAGTGGCGTCGTTTACCCGTTCCAGATTCGCCGTACTCGCGGAAGAGCTCCTCCAACTCTCCGAGGAGGTTTCCCTCCGGCCCGAAGTGGCTCAGCGTGCGGCCTTGGGCATCGGCCTCGGCGATCGCCTGCCGCATCTCGTCGCGAGTGTGTCGATGGAAGCTGTCGCCTTCGATGAACACCGCGTTGATCCCCTCACGACGAAACACGTGCTCGAACGCCACCTTCACCGTGGTCGTCCCCGCCCCCGAAGAGCCAGTGACCGCGACGATCGGATGCTTCTTCGACATGGTGTGTCCTCAGTCCTGGTGGTGGGGATTCGAACGCGGTTCGGTCGAGACGCCCCCATTGACGTCGATCCTGCACGCGGTCAGCTGCTCGACGAACGCTCTGGCCGGAGCCGAGAGGTACGCGTCAGCACGCCGCAGGATGTGCCATTCGCGCTCGAGCGGGAACCCGGGTGCGTCCACACTGACCAGAGAGCCGGCGGCCAGATCCTGGGCTATGGCGATCTCGGGCAGAACGGAGATCCCCAGCCGCTGGTGCAGCGCGGCGATCACCGCCGCGTTGGAGCCGATCTCCAGCGTTCTCCGGAGTTCGAGGCCGGCGGAAGCGAAGGCTTGCTCCACCGCGGCGCGGGTGCCCGACCCTGGCTCTCTGATCAGCATCGTTGCCGCTGCCACCGTGCCGAGGTCGCTCGTCCCGCCTGCGAGTGGATGTTCAGGGGCGCAGGCCAACATCAGACGATTGGGCAGAAACGCCTGCGCGTCCAGCCGAACGTTGGCTGGCGGACGGCCCATCACCGCCAAGTCCGCCCAACCATCGTTGAGCGGCCCGATGGCGGCGGCACGGTTCGCGACCCGAAGCGCGATCTCCACCTCCGGGTAGCGCTGAACGAAGGGGTGGAGCGCAACCGGCACGAGGTGCTCGCCGGCGGTTGGGACCGCGACAAGCCTGAGCTGACCAGTGACGGTGTCTTGCAGGTCGGCGAGGGCTTGGCGACCCTCGGCGACCAGCGACATGATCCGCGCCGCATAGGCGCGAAAGGTCTCTCCCGCTGCGGTCAACCCCCTGGCCTGCCCTCGGCCGGTGAGGAGCTTGGCGTCGAGGCTCTGCTCGAGGGAGCGGACCGTGTCGGACACCGACGGTTGCGAGACATCGAGCCTGGCCGCGGCCTGGGTGACGCTGCCCCCGGCCTGCGCCACTTCCACGAAGACCTGGAGCTGGCGAAGCGTGATCACGGTTCAACTCCGTTGGCAGAAGGGTGGACGAGACCGAGACATAAGTCTTGACCGATGTGATAACACATACTCATCGAATTTGAGTCAAGTTACCAAGTTCCTGGGGCGGGGCGCAGAGCGCGCCGAGGGCCGATGCGGGGCATCCAGGCGTCGGATCATTCCAGCGTTGAGAGCGCACGAGAGGAAGAAGTGGTGCGTTGACCTTCGACCAGTCGAGCCGGTACGCCGATCTGAACCTGAGCGAGGGCGACCTCATCGCTGGGGCTGAGCACGTGCTGGTCGCCTACCACATGAAACCGAAGCCCGGCTTCGGCGGGTATCTCGAGACCGCGGCCCACTTTGCCGCAGAGTCGTCGACCGGAACCAACGTCGAAGTGTCGACAACCGACGCCCACACCCGATCGGTCGACGCGCTGGTCTACGAGATCGATGAAGGCGACGAGCTGATGAAGGTCGCCTACCCAATCGACCTCTTCGACCGCAACGTCATCGACGGCCGGGCGATGCTGGCATCGTTTCTGACGCTGACCGTCGGGAACAACCAGGGTATGGGCGACGTCGCCTACGCCAAGATGCACGACTTCTACGTGCCGCCTCCCTACCTGAGGCTCTTCGACGGCCCGGCCACCACCATCGCTGACCTCTGGCGGGTGCTGGGCCGCCCGGTCGTCGACGGCGGCTTCATCGTAGGCACCATCGTCAAGCCCAAGCTCGGCCTTCGCCCTGCACCGTTCGCCGAGGCGGCCTACAACTTCTGGTTGGGCGGCGACTTCATCAAGAACGACGAGCCGCAAGGCAACCAGCCCTACGCCCCGTTGAAAGCCACCATCTCAGCGGTCGCCGACGCCATGCGCCGCGTCCAAGACGAGACCGGGCAGGCCAAGCTCTTCTCGGCCAACATCACCGCAGATGACTACCGCGAGATGATCGCTCGGGGCGAGTTCATCCTTGAGACTTTCGCCGAGAATGCCGACCACGTCGCGTTCCTGGTGGACGGCTACGTGGCCGGACCCACCGCGATCACCACGGCCCGCCGCCATTTCTCAAACCAGTTCCTGCACTACCACCGCGCTGGCCATGGGGCGGTGACGTCACCGCAGTCCAGGCGCGGCTACACGGCTTTCGCCTTGGCCAAGATGGCGCGCCTCCAGGGCGCATCCGGGATCCACGCGGGCACGATGGGTTTCGGCAAGATGGAGGGAGAGCCGGCCGATCGAAGCATCGCCTACATGCTCGAGCGCGACTGTGCCGAAGGCCCGTACTTCCATCAGGACTGGCTCGGCATGAATCCGACAACGCCGATCATCTCCGGCGGCATGAACGCCGTGCGGATGCCTGGCTTCTTCGAGAACCTGGGTCACTCCAACCTGATCCTGACGGCCGGGGGTGGGGTCTACGGGCACCTCGACGGTCCCACCGCGGGGGCGATCTCCCTACGACAGGCCGAGCAGCTGTGGAAGCAGGGCGCCGACCCGATGCAGTTCGCTCGGGAGCACGCCGAGTTCGCCCGTGCGCTCGAATCGTTCCCAGCCGACGCCGAACGGCTGCTTCCTGGCTGGCGCCAAGAACTGAACGTGGCCTGAACTCGACGGAGCCCTCTGCCGGTGCACGACACCCAGGAGGTCGATCGACTCGGCGTGTGGGGCCCAGAAGCTCCGCGCGTCATGCGGCAGGCACGTATTCGTGGATGAGGCCCCGAGTAGGTCGCGTCGTCGGACCCGTATGCACCGTGTGTCCGGGGTCTCGCGACGACGCGCCGACCGTCCACCAGATCGTTCTCTGTGCCGTCGACCGCCTGGTTCCGCTCGAGGGATGTGTGGCATGGCGGACCCTGGCGCCACCGATGTGTGCCGGGTTGAGGACTGATTGAGGACTGAGCATCTCGCGACGACCCAGAACCCTTGTGCCGGAAGGATGGCGGTGAGCCGGCCGGTACGCCGGATCTTGTCTGTCGCACTTTCGTGACCTGCAGAAACGCTCGTTCCGTGACCTGCGATTTCACTTGTCGTTGTTGCGCAGCGTTTGTCACCAGTTGTCGTTGACCTGAGGACTAATTGAGGACTGCCGAGCACACGTGAATCAGTAGCACGAGATCGACAGTTCGCAACGAACCGCTGCCTGAGAGCGTCGAAACACGCCCGACGATGCCCGCTGCATCCGAACGAGGCGACGCGATCCCCCACGACTAGCCCATCCGCGATGGAGGGTGAAAACACCGAGGCACCCAGCTTCAGCTGGTCGGGCTGCGAAGCGCTCGGGTGAACAGGATCGACCCGCCGAACAAGAGCGCAGAAGTCGCGGCGGCCGTCCAGGCCAGCGTCGCATCGTTCGACTGGAGCGCGTCGACCGCGACCGCCACGAGGAAGATCTGCATCGACACGAGTAGCACGACATAGACCGCGAGAGCAGACGAGACGCGAGGCCGGCGCGTCGGCTCGCTCATGACCGTCGACCGAGCGCCCACACGACGCCGTTACGTTCCTCGATGTCGATCCTTCCGAGCGGGAGCGGAGGTGGCCCTGCGAGAACGACGCCCGTGGCCGGGTCGAAGACCCCGTCGTGGCAGGGACAGAAGAGTCGCCGCTCGTCTACTTGGTACGTCACGACGCAACCCAAATGGGTGCACTTCTGACTGAACGCATGGAGCTCCCCGTTCGGGAGCCGAATGAGAATCGCAGGATCCTTCTCCGAGGGGTAGCGGAACAGGTACTCGCCGCCAGGCTTCACGCGGGTGGCCTTGACGATCGCCCGAGGCTCGCCCTCGTTCACCGACCGCAACGAGGTGTACGCCGCAATCGCAACCGTCGAAGCCGCGAACGTGCCGCTGGCAAGCACCAGGAATCGCACGAACTCGCGTCGGGTGACGTCGTCCTCGCCCTCTGAGGTGACAGGGAAGTCCCGTCGCCAGATCGGTGATCGATCGGGAGTCGAGGTCACGTCAGCTCCTCACCCGCGAGTCCGAAGGGATCGTCGAGCCACGGGGTCGGCGCGGGACCCAGCGTGACCGCGACGGCGCCCGGGTCGTCGGTGACCATGCGGACCTTGGTCGTGACGGTCTGGCGCCCGAAGGTGAAGGTGTCGACGAGGGTGCCGCGTCGAGTCGACTCGAACTCTTCGACGGTGCCGTACCAGAGCGCTTGGCTCGGACACACCGATGCGCACATCGGCGCGAGGCCGATCGAGGTGCGGTCGAAGCACAGGTCGCACTTCATCATCAGATCGAAATCCGACAGGTACTTCGGGACCCCGAACGGGCAAGCGATCACACAGTTCGAACAGCCGATGCAGCGCGGCTTCAACGCGGACTGAACGACGCCGTCCTCGTTTCGCTTGATTGCATCGGCCGGGCAGACCTGCGCGCACGTCGGGTCGGCGCAGTGCATGCACACCGTCGGCGCCGTCTGGGTCGTGACCCCTACGTCGATCGGCTCGAGGTGGATCATCGAGTGACCGCGGTGCGTCCCGCACTCCTCGCAGGCCTGGACGCACGCCTCGCAGCCGATGCACCGGCTCTGGTCGATGACCAGCATCGGCTCACCGATCATCGATCCGGGTCCTCGACGTGGAGCGCGAGGTCTCGCTCGTCGACGGTTGCTCCGCCCGCGCCGACGCGCTCGATGCGCACGGCACTCACCTTGTACTCGGGGATCTTGGACACCGGGTCGAGCGCGCGATTCGTGAGCTGGTTGGCGGCCTGGCGCCCGGCCCAGTGGTAGGGGATGAAGACCGTGTCGGGACGGATCGTCGGCACGACCTTCGCCGGCAGGGTCATCGAGCCTCGACGCGACGTCACCCGAACCGTGTCGCCGGTGACGATCCCGTGCTCCTCGGCAAGGTTCGGGTGGATCTCGCAGAGCGGTTCCGGGTATTGGCGCACGAGCTGTGCGATGCGCCGGGTCTGAGAGCCCGAGAGGTACTGGCTGACGACCCGGCCGGTGGTGAGCCAAATCGGGTACTCGGCATCGACGACCTCGGCCGCGGGGCGGTACGGCACCGCATGGAAGAGCGCTCGACCGTTGGGCCGGTAGAACTGCCCGTCCTCGTAGAGCCGGGGGGTGCCGGGATGCCCGATCTCGGGCGCTGGCCAGAACATGCCGAGCTCGTCCTCGACGCGCTCCCAGGTGATGCCGGTGTAGTCGGCGGTGCCACCGTGTGACGCGACTCGCATCTCGTCGAACATCTCCTGGGTGCTCTCGTAGGTGAACAGATGCTCCTTGCCGAGGCGCTTGGCGAGGTCGAGCAGGATCTCCCAGTCAAGACGCGCGTTGCCTGGTGGCGCGACGGCGGGGTTGAGCTTGACGACCCGACCCTCGACGGTGGTGGACGTGCCCTCGTCCTCCTCGTGCAACGAGCCCGGAAGCACGACGTCGGCGTGCCACGCCGATTCCGTGACGAAGAAGTCGATGACGGCGTAGAACTCGAGCTTGTCGAGCGCTTCGCGCGTAAAGCGGGTGTCGGGGAGCGAGACGACGGGGTTGAAGCAGATCGAGAGCAGACCCTTGATCTCGCCGGCGTGGATGGCCTCGACGATCTCTTGGGCGGTGAGCCCCTTGCCCGGGATCTCCGACTCGTCGACACCCCACACCGAAGCGATGTACTCGCGGTGCTCTGGGTTCGTGATGTCGCGGTTGCCCGGGAGCTGGTCGCACTTGTGGCCCTGCTCGCGCCCGCCCTGGCCGTTGCCCTGCCCGGTGATCGTGCACACTCCGCATCCGGGCTTGCCGAACTTCCCCGTCGCGAGACCCAGGTTGATGCACGAGAGGACGTTCTCGACACCTTTGCTCTGGTGCTCGATCCCCCGCGCGTGCAGCAACATCCCGGTCGCGGACGTTCCCCACAGCTCGGCAGCCTCCTCGATGCGAGCCGCCGGGACGCCAGTGACGTCGGCGCCCCATGCCGGCGTGTACTCGCGCACCGCGGCTGCCGCGTCCTCGAACCCATCTGTGTGCTGCTCGATGAACCTGTGGTCGATCCAGTCGCGCTCGATCAGGATGTGCAGGATCGTCCCCATCAACGCGGAATCCGTGCCGGGGCGGAGGCCGAGGAAGACGTCGGCGGTCCGCGCGAGCGGCACGACCCGGGGATCGGCGACGATGAGCTTGGCGCNNNNNNNNNNNNNNNNNNNNNNNNNNNNNNNNNNNNNNNNNNNNNNNNNNNNNNNNNNNNNNNNNNNNNNNNNNNNNNNNNNNNNNNNNNNNNNNNNNNNTCGGCGGTCCGCGCGAGCGGCACGACCCGGGGATCGGCGACGATGAGCTTGGCGCCGCGGTCGCGCGCCCGCCAGATGTAGCTCGTGGTGATGGGCGCGCACTCCGCGACGTTGGCACCGGCAATGAACACCACGTCGGCGAGCGGGATGTCGGACCACGGGTTCGCGGCGCGGTCGATCCCGAGCGCCTTCTTGCCGGCCGCACCGGCCGAGACCATGCAGAGGCGCCCGTTGTAGTCGAGGTTCGCGGTGTGCAGCGCAAGCCGGGCGAACTTGCCGATGAGGTACGACTTCTCGTTCGACAGGGAGACGCCGGAGAGCATCGCGAACGCGTCGTCGCCGTGTTCGCCCTGGATGCGGCGGATCTCGTCCGCGACCGTGCCGAGCGCACGGTCCCAGGTCGACGTCTCGAACCCGCTCGAGGTGCGCATGATCGGGTCGAGCAGCCGATCCGGGTGGCTGCCTTGGAGGTAGCGCTTCACGCCCTTCGGGCAGAGCTTGCCCTCGTTGAACGGGAACTCGTACCACGGCTCGAACCCGACGACCTCGTTCCCACGTGCTTTGAGGATGATCCCGCACTGTTGTCCGCAGAAGCAGCAGTGCGTCTTCACCTGGCGGTCGAAGTCGAGCCCCGCGTCCCAGCCGCCGGGCGGGGTTTCGTTGAGATGAGGGCCGTACTTCTTGACGAGCTCCTCGTCGGTTATCGGGGGACGTGCCATCAGCCGAAACCTCCGACTCGTTGCGTCTGCGCGTGGGCGAAGAGCGCGCGCCGACAGCGGGGGCACACGTCCTGCCAGTTTCCCCCGTCTGCGAGCGTGTAGTCGAAGCCGACCTTCGGGAGGACTGCCTTGAGATCGTCGACCTGGAGCCGCGACGCGTAGGGCTCCGTACACTCTCGGCACGTCTGCTGGGGTCCGGCGGCGGCATCGCGCTTGTAGAACGCGACACCGATGTTCGCGGGCCGCTGGAAGATGTGGAACAGCTTGCCGAACGGGATGTACATGAGCCCCAGGATCACCGTCAGCGCGTGCGTGGTGGTGAGGAACGTGTAGAAGCGTCCGTCCATCCACAGGCTCGAGACGGTCAGCATCAGGCCGGTGATCGAGACGGCGAAGAGTCCCGCGAGCGCAAGGAAGTCGTTCGATCGCTCGACGGCGAGTGCTCCGGGGTCGTGGAGTCGTCGC
The window above is part of the Acidimicrobiia bacterium genome. Proteins encoded here:
- a CDS encoding sulfite exporter TauE/SafE family protein, encoding MASLANTLDYVGLAFAAAGVGALGGLGGAVLLVPALVLTGVNATAAAPLGLICVAAGSVAAGSQQLVERAVNHRIGIATELAASTAAVIGAVVSGLVSESVLTLLLAITALAAALVGARRSDLRNPPREECQPGDIGERIGSLAGAYPVGGGIAPYTTRRLPLGLGLMGVAGLMAGTIGASGGFIKTPAMSEIMHVPTKVAAATTTFTVGITSATALVVFAIQGRINVSASAAVILGSLAGGYVGARFQARLSPIAVRRGLSMLLVAVAIALVVRL
- a CDS encoding DsrE/DsrF/DrsH-like family protein; this encodes MGEDATSDKLAIALFSGTVDRLQAAATMAAGAAAMGMETHIFLMFWGVDAFRKDVIDTTRPVSAEYGDRGKEVAAAMEAKGVPPWHAVLRMAADVGDLHVHACAMTMDLLDIPMEHLDPMVEDVIGVATFVELSRDGNILFI
- a CDS encoding sulfurtransferase TusA family protein yields the protein MGTTTADLEIDARGSFCPGPLMELIKAVRQSDVGKKIAVLSRDPGSRTDIPAWVKKAGHDLVAIEDADDYARFVVEKTH
- a CDS encoding FAD-dependent oxidoreductase; amino-acid sequence: MPADIVVLGGGVGGALTANLLSKRLPSGSARIRVLDETGVHVYQPGFLYVALDQANAGWLSRDLRSLLRDDVELLIDRAVRIDVENGAVHLEREGALHYDFLVVTTGAQPDWDGVPGLRQATHNFYSLIGAERLREALRTFDGGSLVVGVAGMPYKCPPAPVEFAFMVDDYLRRRKVRDRTRIRFLSPINRAFTIESASKLVQPLMEKRGIELETFVNVETVDPDKRRLTSLEGETFDFDLAVLVPPHVGATVVRDSGLGDPGGWLPTDPATLQLKSSDRVFAIGDATDLPISKSGSTAHFEAPVVVEQVVAAIEGRAPNPAKSRYRGKVTCFLETGRRQATILVFDYDHPPKPPRPSFIWHVAKWLFNRVYWLTVPRGRI
- a CDS encoding phosphoribulokinase, which codes for MSKKHPIVAVTGSSGAGTTTVKVAFEHVFRREGINAVFIEGDSFHRHTRDEMRQAIAEADAQGRTLSHFGPEGNLLGELEELFREYGESGTGKRRHYVHNAEEAARHGQEQGLFTDWEAIEPGSDLLFYEGLHGGAVTDEVDIARHVDLLVGVVPIVNLEWIQKIHRDREVRGYETSDITDTILRRMTDYVHYITPQFSSTDINFQRVPTVDTSNPFVARDVPTLDESNIVIRFRDPAKLKVGFPYLLAMLHDSFMSRRNTIVVPGGKWGIALEIILTPLIEDLTA
- a CDS encoding LysR substrate-binding domain-containing protein, which produces MITLRQLQVFVEVAQAGGSVTQAAARLDVSQPSVSDTVRSLEQSLDAKLLTGRGQARGLTAAGETFRAYAARIMSLVAEGRQALADLQDTVTGQLRLVAVPTAGEHLVPVALHPFVQRYPEVEIALRVANRAAAIGPLNDGWADLAVMGRPPANVRLDAQAFLPNRLMLACAPEHPLAGGTSDLGTVAAATMLIREPGSGTRAAVEQAFASAGLELRRTLEIGSNAAVIAALHQRLGISVLPEIAIAQDLAAGSLVSVDAPGFPLEREWHILRRADAYLSAPARAFVEQLTACRIDVNGGVSTEPRSNPHHQD
- a CDS encoding ribulose-bisphosphate carboxylase — protein: MTFDQSSRYADLNLSEGDLIAGAEHVLVAYHMKPKPGFGGYLETAAHFAAESSTGTNVEVSTTDAHTRSVDALVYEIDEGDELMKVAYPIDLFDRNVIDGRAMLASFLTLTVGNNQGMGDVAYAKMHDFYVPPPYLRLFDGPATTIADLWRVLGRPVVDGGFIVGTIVKPKLGLRPAPFAEAAYNFWLGGDFIKNDEPQGNQPYAPLKATISAVADAMRRVQDETGQAKLFSANITADDYREMIARGEFILETFAENADHVAFLVDGYVAGPTAITTARRHFSNQFLHYHRAGHGAVTSPQSRRGYTAFALAKMARLQGASGIHAGTMGFGKMEGEPADRSIAYMLERDCAEGPYFHQDWLGMNPTTPIISGGMNAVRMPGFFENLGHSNLILTAGGGVYGHLDGPTAGAISLRQAEQLWKQGADPMQFAREHAEFARALESFPADAERLLPGWRQELNVA
- a CDS encoding ubiquinol-cytochrome c reductase iron-sulfur subunit, which gives rise to MTSTPDRSPIWRRDFPVTSEGEDDVTRREFVRFLVLASGTFAASTVAIAAYTSLRSVNEGEPRAIVKATRVKPGGEYLFRYPSEKDPAILIRLPNGELHAFSQKCTHLGCVVTYQVDERRLFCPCHDGVFDPATGVVLAGPPPLPLGRIDIEERNGVVWALGRRS
- a CDS encoding 4Fe-4S dicluster domain-containing protein, translated to MIGEPMLVIDQSRCIGCEACVQACEECGTHRGHSMIHLEPIDVGVTTQTAPTVCMHCADPTCAQVCPADAIKRNEDGVVQSALKPRCIGCSNCVIACPFGVPKYLSDFDLMMKCDLCFDRTSIGLAPMCASVCPSQALWYGTVEEFESTRRGTLVDTFTFGRQTVTTKVRMVTDDPGAVAVTLGPAPTPWLDDPFGLAGEELT
- a CDS encoding molybdopterin oxidoreductase family protein — its product is AKLIVADPRVVPLARTADVFLGLRPGTDSALMGTILHILIERDWIDHRFIEQHTDGFEDAAAAVREYTPAWGADVTGVPAARIEEAAELWGTSATGMLLHARGIEHQSKGVENVLSCINLGLATGKFGKPGCGVCTITGQGNGQGGREQGHKCDQLPGNRDITNPEHREYIASVWGVDESEIPGKGLTAQEIVEAIHAGEIKGLLSICFNPVVSLPDTRFTREALDKLEFYAVIDFFVTESAWHADVVLPGSLHEEDEGTSTTVEGRVVKLNPAVAPPGNARLDWEILLDLAKRLGKEHLFTYESTQEMFDEMRVASHGGTADYTGITWERVEDELGMFWPAPEIGHPGTPRLYEDGQFYRPNGRALFHAVPYRPAAEVVDAEYPIWLTTGRVVSQYLSGSQTRRIAQLVRQYPEPLCEIHPNLAEEHGIVTGDTVRVTSRRGSMTLPAKVVPTIRPDTVFIPYHWAGRQAANQLTNRALDPVSKIPEYKVSAVRIERVGAGGATVDERDLALHVEDPDR
- a CDS encoding molybdopterin-dependent oxidoreductase — encoded protein: MARPPITDEELVKKYGPHLNETPPGGWDAGLDFDRQVKTHCCFCGQQCGIILKARGNEVVGFEPWYEFPFNEGKLCPKGVKRYLQGSHPDRLLDPIMRTSSGFETSTWDRALGTVADEIRRIQGEHGDDAFAMLSGVSLSNEKSYLIGKFARLALHTANLDYNGRLCMVSAGAAGKKALGIDRAANPWSDIPLADVVFIAGANVAECAPITTSYIWRARDRGAKLIVADPRVVPLARTA